From a single Oceanobacillus kimchii X50 genomic region:
- the spo0A gene encoding sporulation transcription factor Spo0A, with amino-acid sequence MEKISVCLVDDNKELIEMMEDYFTDQHDIEVIGTAFNGRDCISMLEEKNPDVLILDIIMPHIDGLAVLNSIKSMDLASKPNVIMLTAFGQEEVMKKAVDLGASYFILKPFDLSNLADQIRQVQGTKITSSPTISKTTKVEKKKQDLEANITNIIHEIGVPAHIKGYMYLREAITMVYNDIELLGSITKVLYPDIAKKFNTTASRVERAIRHAIEVAWSRGNIDSISALFGYTINISKAKPTNSEFIAMVADRLRLEHKVS; translated from the coding sequence GTGGAGAAAATTTCTGTATGTTTAGTCGATGATAACAAAGAACTTATTGAGATGATGGAGGATTATTTTACCGATCAACATGATATTGAAGTTATTGGAACTGCTTTTAATGGAAGAGATTGTATTAGTATGTTGGAGGAAAAAAATCCAGACGTATTAATATTAGATATCATCATGCCGCATATTGACGGATTAGCGGTATTAAATAGCATTAAATCGATGGATTTAGCTTCGAAGCCGAATGTAATTATGTTAACAGCATTTGGGCAAGAAGAAGTGATGAAAAAAGCAGTCGATTTAGGAGCGTCTTATTTTATTCTGAAACCATTCGATTTATCAAATTTAGCAGATCAAATTCGACAAGTTCAAGGAACGAAAATAACGTCCAGCCCGACAATATCTAAAACAACGAAAGTAGAAAAAAAGAAACAGGATCTTGAAGCAAATATCACGAATATTATTCATGAAATTGGAGTTCCTGCACATATTAAAGGTTATATGTATCTAAGAGAAGCGATTACAATGGTATATAATGACATTGAATTGCTTGGTTCTATCACAAAAGTACTCTATCCGGATATAGCAAAGAAATTTAATACTACTGCCTCACGGGTAGAAAGAGCGATTCGTCATGCTATTGAAGTAGCATGGAGTCGAGGAAATATTGATTCCATCTCTGCACTATTTGGTTACACCATTAATATTTCAAAAGCTAAACCAACCAATTCCGAATTTATTGCAATGGTGGCTGATCGGTTACGATTAGAACATAAAGTTAGCTAA
- the spoIVB gene encoding SpoIVB peptidase — MQNRPKNFIKRFVLFLVTSFILSSMFIFPEMTIADHIDSELVQSTSATKEIQKIFPYAVPAPKKNNEEEPIRNLQDVKVIPGGQSIGVQLETKGVLVVGHHLVNGNKGDISPGEKAKINVGDVIVKINGEQIKEMNDIKSYVEEAGKSKKMMDVTVKRGKDTIDTKLEPVLDEKEKQYKIGLYIRDSAAGIGTMTFYDPVSGKYGALGHVISDMDTKKPIEIEDGSIVHSSVTSIEKGDNGIPGEKQARFEEADHRIGSIKRNTDYGIFGVLEKEIDHEKYNKPFPVALSHEVEEGPAKILTVINGEEIEEFDIEIVSSVPQNNPSTKGMVIQITDPKLLKETGGIVQGMSGSPIIQNGKVIGAVTHVFVNDPTSGYGVHIEWMLQDADIIPHRDEKQKVA, encoded by the coding sequence GTGCAAAATAGACCAAAAAACTTCATAAAGCGATTTGTACTATTTTTAGTAACTTCCTTTATACTTTCTTCTATGTTTATTTTTCCAGAAATGACCATAGCTGATCATATAGATTCAGAACTAGTCCAGTCGACTAGTGCAACGAAAGAAATTCAAAAAATCTTCCCTTATGCTGTTCCAGCACCAAAAAAGAATAATGAGGAAGAACCAATTCGAAATTTGCAGGATGTTAAAGTAATTCCTGGGGGACAGTCAATTGGAGTTCAACTAGAAACAAAAGGAGTTCTCGTAGTTGGTCATCATTTGGTAAATGGAAATAAAGGGGATATTTCACCAGGGGAAAAAGCAAAGATTAATGTAGGTGATGTTATCGTTAAAATAAATGGTGAACAAATTAAAGAAATGAATGACATTAAATCTTATGTAGAAGAAGCAGGGAAAAGTAAAAAAATGATGGATGTTACCGTAAAAAGAGGCAAAGATACAATTGACACGAAACTTGAGCCTGTATTAGATGAAAAAGAAAAACAATACAAAATAGGGCTTTATATTAGAGATTCAGCAGCTGGTATAGGTACGATGACATTTTATGATCCGGTAAGTGGAAAGTATGGTGCATTAGGTCATGTGATCTCTGATATGGATACAAAAAAACCAATCGAAATAGAAGATGGGTCCATTGTTCATTCTTCAGTAACTTCGATTGAAAAAGGAGATAATGGAATTCCTGGAGAAAAACAGGCAAGATTTGAAGAAGCGGACCATCGAATTGGTTCTATAAAAAGAAATACAGATTATGGGATATTTGGTGTGCTAGAGAAAGAAATTGACCATGAGAAATACAACAAACCTTTTCCGGTTGCATTATCACATGAAGTAGAGGAAGGACCAGCAAAAATTTTAACAGTCATAAATGGAGAAGAAATTGAGGAATTTGATATTGAAATTGTAAGTAGTGTGCCGCAAAATAATCCATCTACAAAAGGAATGGTTATTCAAATTACAGATCCAAAATTATTAAAAGAAACAGGTGGAATTGTTCAAGGAATGAGTGGAAGTCCAATCATTCAAAATGGAAAAGTAATTGGGGCAGTAACTCATGTTTTTGTAAATGATCCAACATCAGGTTACGGTGTTCATATTGAATGGATGTTGCAAGATGCAGATATTATACCGCACCGAGATGAAAAACAAAAAGTTGCTTAA
- the recN gene encoding DNA repair protein RecN: MLTELSIQDFAIIDDISITFNDGLTVLTGETGAGKSIIIDAIQLLAGGRGSVDYVRHGTKKATIEGLFFISNNHHPIYRTGNEFGIEIQDEQVVLQRIITSSGKSICRVNGKLVTLAILREFGKTLIDIHSQHETQSLMDVDHHIDFLDMYDYKAIEETKTEYRKIYDALETVKRKYRKLNDNEQEMAQRLDLLLFQQQELEQAHLQPEEDNEIEEEIHQLANYEKLHKALNDAYYALYGEQRGLDFVKQAQLALDSNQDVDPFITEKNEEIANHFYALEELAYSLRNHLDELQYNPERLNELEQRKDELNKLKRKYGTTVEEMLAYLAKIDEEVEQITNRDTHVKALVAEIEELEKDAMLEAEQLHHLRKLAAENLVNEIHQELKDLYLENASFAIDFEDAAPLKLTKKGYDKVRFLISTNVGEPLKDLSKVASGGELSRFMLALKKIFSKHQGITSVIFDEVDTGVSGRVAQAIAEKMHQVSIDSQVLCITHLPQVAAMADTHKFIRKNEKANRTYTSVQELNESEQIDELSRMITGTKLTDTAKNHAKEMLELASNFKVKN; encoded by the coding sequence GTGTTAACCGAATTATCAATTCAAGATTTTGCTATTATCGATGACATATCTATTACTTTTAATGATGGATTAACTGTATTAACAGGTGAAACTGGAGCAGGTAAATCCATTATAATTGATGCGATTCAATTGTTAGCAGGTGGGAGAGGATCGGTAGACTATGTTAGACATGGTACGAAAAAAGCAACAATTGAAGGATTGTTTTTTATTTCGAACAACCATCATCCTATATATCGTACAGGTAATGAATTTGGGATAGAAATACAAGATGAACAAGTAGTATTACAACGTATCATTACTTCTTCTGGTAAAAGTATTTGTCGTGTTAATGGCAAGTTAGTTACATTAGCAATATTACGTGAATTTGGGAAAACATTAATCGATATTCATAGCCAACACGAGACTCAGTCATTAATGGATGTTGACCATCATATTGACTTTCTAGATATGTACGATTATAAGGCAATTGAAGAGACAAAGACAGAATACAGGAAAATATATGATGCGCTTGAAACAGTAAAGCGTAAGTATCGCAAGCTAAATGATAATGAACAAGAGATGGCACAGAGACTTGATTTGTTACTATTCCAACAGCAGGAATTGGAGCAAGCACATTTACAGCCTGAAGAAGATAATGAAATAGAAGAAGAAATTCATCAGCTTGCAAATTATGAGAAACTTCATAAAGCATTAAATGATGCTTATTATGCCTTATATGGCGAACAACGTGGTCTTGATTTTGTTAAACAAGCCCAATTAGCATTGGACAGTAATCAAGATGTCGATCCTTTTATTACTGAAAAAAATGAAGAAATTGCAAACCATTTCTATGCTTTAGAGGAGTTAGCATATTCATTACGAAATCATTTAGATGAGCTTCAATATAATCCCGAACGATTAAATGAATTAGAGCAAAGAAAAGATGAATTAAATAAGTTAAAACGCAAATACGGAACGACAGTAGAAGAAATGTTAGCTTATTTAGCAAAAATTGATGAAGAAGTAGAACAGATTACAAATCGTGATACACATGTTAAGGCATTAGTTGCGGAAATAGAAGAACTGGAAAAAGATGCAATGTTAGAAGCCGAACAGCTTCATCATTTACGCAAATTGGCAGCAGAAAACTTGGTAAATGAGATACATCAAGAGCTGAAAGATTTATACTTAGAGAATGCATCATTTGCGATTGATTTTGAAGATGCCGCACCACTTAAGTTAACAAAAAAAGGGTATGATAAAGTCCGTTTTTTGATTTCGACGAATGTTGGTGAACCGTTAAAAGACCTGTCTAAAGTAGCATCAGGTGGAGAATTATCAAGATTTATGCTTGCACTTAAAAAGATATTTTCGAAACATCAAGGCATTACCAGTGTTATTTTCGACGAAGTGGATACGGGAGTAAGTGGACGGGTTGCGCAAGCTATTGCTGAAAAAATGCATCAAGTATCTATAGATTCTCAAGTTTTATGTATTACTCATCTTCCCCAAGTAGCGGCAATGGCAGATACACATAAGTTTATTCGTAAAAATGAAAAAGCGAATCGAACGTATACGAGTGTTCAGGAGTTAAATGAAAGTGAACAAATCGATGAATTGAGTCGCATGATAACAGGTACCAAACTTACTGATACTGCAAAAAATCATGCAAAAGAAATGCTTGAGCTTGCTTCAAACTTTAAAGTGAAAAATTAA
- the ahrC gene encoding transcriptional regulator AhrC/ArgR: MSKLQRHIKIRELITENIIETQDELVDSLKALDFNVTQATVSRDIKELQLVKVPTTTGQYKYSLPADQRFNPLQKLKRLIVDTFVKIEHASHFIILHTLPGNAHAVGVLIDNLDWEEIMGTICGDDTCLIICRTPEQAEMIKNRFIEML, translated from the coding sequence ATGAGTAAATTACAGCGGCATATTAAAATTAGAGAACTAATCACAGAGAATATAATTGAGACACAAGATGAATTAGTCGACTCCTTAAAAGCGTTAGATTTTAATGTTACTCAAGCAACCGTTTCACGCGATATTAAAGAACTACAATTAGTAAAAGTTCCTACAACAACGGGGCAATATAAATATAGTCTACCGGCAGACCAACGTTTCAATCCATTACAAAAGTTAAAACGACTTATTGTTGATACTTTTGTAAAAATTGAACATGCTAGTCATTTTATTATTCTTCACACATTACCTGGAAATGCGCATGCTGTTGGTGTATTAATTGATAATCTAGACTGGGAAGAGATTATGGGGACAATTTGTGGGGATGATACATGTTTAATCATTTGCAGAACTCCTGAACAAGCAGAAATGATTAAAAATCGCTTTATTGAAATGTTATAA
- a CDS encoding TlyA family RNA methyltransferase, whose product MKKKKRADELLVERELVEDIEKARRSIMAGVVYTENDRIDKPGTIISSETPLRVKHKDNPYVGRGGKKLDKALQEFDVNVSGKLFMDVGSSTGGFTDCALQHGAVKSYAIDVGYNQLDWKLRNDNRVIVMERTNFKDVTPELLNEGLPNFVSIDVSFISLKHIFPVLNKILQPNSDIIALIKPQFEAKREQVGEKGIVRDPAIHHEVLDKVIVYARQSGFSLLNLTYSPITGTEGNIEFLLHLGWEKEYNMDASISYEHVIEEAHMYLS is encoded by the coding sequence ATGAAAAAGAAAAAAAGAGCTGATGAGTTACTTGTAGAACGAGAGTTAGTAGAGGATATTGAGAAAGCGAGAAGGTCTATTATGGCTGGAGTTGTTTATACAGAAAACGATAGAATAGATAAACCGGGAACTATTATTTCTAGTGAAACCCCGTTACGTGTAAAACATAAAGATAATCCCTATGTTGGTAGGGGCGGAAAAAAGTTAGACAAGGCATTGCAGGAATTTGATGTAAATGTATCTGGTAAATTGTTTATGGATGTTGGCTCATCCACGGGAGGGTTTACGGATTGTGCATTACAACATGGCGCAGTTAAAAGCTATGCAATTGATGTTGGGTACAATCAATTAGATTGGAAGCTTCGAAATGATAACCGTGTTATTGTAATGGAACGGACAAACTTTAAAGACGTTACACCTGAGTTATTAAATGAAGGTCTTCCTAATTTTGTATCTATAGATGTTTCATTTATCTCCTTAAAGCATATATTCCCAGTCCTTAATAAGATTCTACAACCAAATAGTGATATAATTGCACTAATAAAACCACAATTCGAGGCAAAACGTGAACAAGTAGGAGAAAAAGGAATTGTTCGTGATCCAGCGATACATCATGAAGTCTTAGATAAAGTGATAGTATACGCAAGGCAGAGCGGTTTTTCTTTGTTGAATTTAACTTACTCACCTATTACGGGTACAGAAGGAAATATTGAGTTTCTGCTACATTTAGGATGGGAAAAAGAATACAATATGGATGCGTCTATATCCTACGAACATGTTATAGAAGAAGCACATATGTATTTGAGTTAA
- a CDS encoding polyprenyl synthetase family protein gives MNENLQRYLDEYRDKLEQTYNAYFSQLDIPTNLKDSMLYSLKAGGKRLRPILMFASYEVYGETLDKVMSSAVALEMIHTYSLIHDDLPAMDDDDYRRGKLTNHKQFNEATAILAGDALLTYSFQLISSDALLSSDEKVQLIRILSEASGPAGMVAGQILDMEAEKQAVSLDEMEEIHALKTGELIRFAIFAGAYLGGATDNQLKHLTDYAYYLGLIFQVQDDILDITGDISKIGKPVGSDELNEKSTYPKLLGLDGAIEQKNQYVKKAFKSLHLAGADNSLLTELTKYFSERDH, from the coding sequence GTGAATGAAAACTTACAAAGATATTTGGATGAATATCGTGACAAACTAGAACAAACATATAATGCTTATTTTTCACAATTAGATATTCCAACCAATCTAAAAGACTCCATGTTATATTCGTTAAAAGCTGGTGGAAAGCGACTAAGACCGATATTAATGTTTGCTAGTTATGAGGTTTATGGAGAAACACTGGATAAAGTTATGTCTTCAGCAGTAGCATTAGAAATGATTCATACGTACTCGCTCATTCATGATGATTTACCAGCGATGGATGATGATGATTATCGCCGAGGTAAATTAACGAATCACAAACAATTTAATGAAGCTACAGCAATACTGGCTGGAGATGCATTACTAACATATAGTTTTCAATTGATTAGTTCGGACGCACTACTCTCTTCAGATGAGAAAGTTCAATTAATACGTATTTTATCTGAAGCAAGTGGACCTGCTGGGATGGTTGCTGGTCAAATACTGGATATGGAAGCAGAAAAACAAGCTGTTTCATTAGATGAAATGGAAGAAATTCATGCATTGAAGACCGGCGAGTTAATTCGATTTGCCATTTTTGCTGGTGCATATCTTGGTGGAGCAACAGACAATCAGTTAAAACATTTAACTGATTATGCCTATTATTTAGGGCTAATATTCCAAGTACAGGATGACATCTTGGATATTACTGGAGATATATCGAAAATTGGAAAACCTGTCGGTAGCGATGAACTAAATGAAAAGAGCACGTACCCGAAACTATTAGGATTAGATGGCGCTATCGAGCAGAAAAATCAATATGTAAAAAAAGCTTTTAAAAGTCTACATTTAGCTGGGGCAGATAATTCTTTACTTACCGAATTAACAAAGTATTTCAGCGAGCGAGATCATTAA
- a CDS encoding exodeoxyribonuclease VII small subunit — protein MATKDLTFEQAIEKLEGIVSKLEEGDVPLEKAIEYYQEGMNLSKLCSEKLNHVQDKMVQIMNEQGELEPFDIQEDPSS, from the coding sequence ATGGCAACGAAGGATTTAACGTTTGAACAAGCCATAGAAAAATTAGAAGGAATCGTTTCTAAATTAGAAGAAGGAGACGTTCCACTCGAAAAAGCTATCGAATATTATCAAGAAGGTATGAATCTTTCTAAACTTTGTAGTGAAAAGTTGAACCATGTACAAGATAAAATGGTACAAATAATGAATGAACAGGGAGAATTAGAGCCTTTTGATATACAGGAGGATCCGTCGTCGTGA
- the xseA gene encoding exodeoxyribonuclease VII large subunit → MKDKYLTVTALTKYVKRKMDSDPHLRDIWLRGEISNFKHHSRGHMYLTIKDDSARVQAVMFASSNRKLLFHPENGMNVLIRGEISVFEAYGQYQLYIHEMEPDGIGSLYQAFEQLKARLHKQGYFAEEYKKSIPRYPKSIAVITSPTGAAIKDILITMKRRYPSVKITVFPVLVQGNQAPASIVRAIHQADDLSYDVIIVGRGGGSIEELWSFNEEEVAKAIFESKTPIISAVGHETDTTISDFVADLRAPTPTAAGELAVPSQIELMDKIEIQKRQLAQQLKQYINQNKTRLRQLSQTYAFKYPHQLVKQKEQQLDSTMDNLQRIMKTKVSDDKLTHDHLKKRLSSQHPQRELKLALDKLRQLHSLQNKTMNNYLEQHSQRLYSQIDKLSLVNPLEIMKRGYALPYDENGELIKSVKNVNINDTIQLKVADGEVVGKVSEIKEATENGNEGFNV, encoded by the coding sequence TTGAAAGATAAATATTTGACGGTAACAGCCTTGACTAAATATGTAAAAAGGAAAATGGACTCTGATCCACATTTGCGTGATATTTGGTTACGAGGGGAAATTTCAAATTTTAAGCACCATAGTCGAGGCCACATGTATTTGACGATAAAAGATGATTCTGCTCGTGTTCAGGCGGTTATGTTTGCTTCCAGTAATCGTAAGTTACTCTTTCATCCTGAAAATGGAATGAACGTCCTTATTCGTGGTGAAATAAGTGTATTTGAAGCTTATGGTCAATATCAGTTGTATATTCATGAAATGGAGCCTGACGGAATCGGTTCATTGTATCAAGCATTTGAACAATTAAAAGCAAGATTACATAAACAAGGATATTTTGCAGAGGAATATAAAAAATCAATTCCTCGTTATCCAAAAAGTATTGCCGTGATCACTTCTCCAACTGGTGCAGCAATCAAGGATATTCTCATAACAATGAAACGCCGTTATCCTTCTGTAAAAATAACGGTTTTTCCAGTACTTGTTCAAGGAAATCAAGCTCCAGCATCTATCGTTCGAGCCATACACCAAGCAGACGATCTATCGTACGATGTTATTATTGTTGGGAGAGGCGGAGGATCGATTGAAGAATTGTGGAGTTTTAATGAAGAGGAAGTTGCAAAAGCAATTTTTGAATCGAAAACGCCAATTATATCCGCTGTTGGACATGAAACAGATACAACGATAAGCGATTTTGTAGCTGATTTACGTGCTCCTACACCAACTGCAGCCGGAGAATTAGCAGTACCTTCCCAGATCGAACTTATGGATAAAATAGAGATACAAAAAAGGCAGTTAGCACAGCAGTTAAAGCAATATATTAATCAGAACAAAACAAGACTTCGTCAATTAAGCCAAACCTATGCGTTTAAATATCCGCATCAATTAGTAAAGCAAAAGGAACAACAATTAGATTCAACCATGGATAATCTTCAACGAATAATGAAAACAAAAGTTTCTGATGACAAATTAACACATGATCACTTAAAAAAAAGACTATCCAGTCAACATCCACAAAGGGAACTTAAATTAGCTCTTGATAAATTACGTCAATTACACTCCCTTCAAAATAAGACGATGAATAATTATCTTGAACAACACTCTCAACGATTATATTCGCAAATAGATAAATTAAGTTTGGTTAACCCGTTAGAAATTATGAAAAGAGGATACGCATTACCATATGATGAAAACGGGGAGTTAATAAAATCAGTTAAAAATGTGAATATAAATGATACGATACAATTAAAGGTTGCAGATGGTGAAGTGGTTGGAAAAGTATCCGAAATTAAGGAGGCGACAGAGAATGGCAACGAAGGATTTAACGTTTGA
- the folD gene encoding bifunctional methylenetetrahydrofolate dehydrogenase/methenyltetrahydrofolate cyclohydrolase FolD: MTTLLNGKELSEELKQKMKIEVDELKEKGLTPHLTVILVGDNPASKSYVRGKEKACAVTGISSNLIELPDDTTEEELLSIIDEQNNDDSVHGILVQLPLPDQMDEQKIIHAISPAKDVDGFHPINVGKMMTGEDTFIPCTPYGILTMLQSKDISLEGKHAVIIGRSNIVGKPIGLLLLQENATVTYTHSRTKNLQEITKQADILIVAMGRAHAINADYIKKDAVVIDVGINRKDDGKLTGDVDFESAKEKASFITPVPRGVGPMTITMLLKNTIKAAKGLNHVER; the protein is encoded by the coding sequence ATGACTACGTTGTTAAATGGCAAAGAATTATCTGAAGAATTAAAGCAAAAAATGAAAATAGAAGTAGATGAATTAAAAGAAAAAGGTCTGACTCCACATTTAACAGTAATATTGGTTGGAGATAACCCTGCTTCCAAATCCTATGTAAGAGGAAAAGAAAAAGCCTGTGCGGTGACAGGGATTTCTTCTAATTTAATTGAACTGCCTGATGATACTACTGAAGAGGAACTGTTAAGTATCATTGATGAACAAAATAACGACGATAGTGTTCATGGCATTTTAGTTCAGTTACCATTACCAGATCAAATGGACGAACAGAAGATTATACATGCAATTTCTCCTGCGAAAGATGTAGATGGATTTCATCCTATTAATGTTGGAAAAATGATGACGGGTGAAGATACATTTATACCATGTACTCCGTACGGTATTTTAACGATGTTGCAATCAAAAGATATCTCTCTTGAAGGAAAGCATGCTGTTATTATAGGCAGAAGTAATATTGTTGGAAAACCAATTGGATTGCTTTTACTACAGGAAAATGCAACAGTTACGTATACGCACTCACGTACAAAGAACTTGCAAGAAATTACAAAACAGGCAGATATACTAATTGTTGCGATGGGACGAGCTCATGCAATTAATGCTGATTATATTAAAAAAGATGCGGTTGTAATTGATGTAGGCATTAATCGTAAGGATGATGGAAAACTTACTGGAGACGTAGATTTTGAAAGTGCAAAAGAGAAAGCATCTTTCATAACTCCTGTACCACGTGGTGTTGGTCCAATGACGATAACCATGCTATTAAAAAACACAATTAAAGCTGCAAAAGGATTGAATCACGTTGAAAGATAA
- the nusB gene encoding transcription antitermination factor NusB — MNRHKAREKAFQVLFQLDINETELEDVMETLKEKERNDVFLRSLVEGVIQHKIVIDGKISAHLEKWTIDRIASVERTILRMAILEIMYIDDIPQNVSINEAIELAHTFGDEQSGKFVNGVLSKIIA; from the coding sequence ATGAATCGACACAAAGCAAGAGAAAAAGCTTTTCAGGTCTTATTTCAGCTAGACATTAATGAGACGGAATTAGAAGACGTAATGGAAACTCTAAAAGAAAAGGAAAGAAACGATGTGTTCTTGAGATCGTTAGTTGAGGGAGTTATACAGCATAAAATCGTAATTGATGGGAAGATCTCAGCACATTTAGAAAAATGGACAATAGATCGGATAGCTTCTGTGGAAAGAACGATACTTCGAATGGCTATTTTAGAAATAATGTACATCGATGATATTCCGCAAAATGTTTCTATTAACGAAGCAATCGAACTGGCACATACATTTGGGGATGAACAATCGGGGAAATTTGTGAATGGTGTATTATCAAAAATTATTGCATAA